The following DNA comes from Miscanthus floridulus cultivar M001 chromosome 5, ASM1932011v1, whole genome shotgun sequence.
GTGCAAGTTCATCCTTGCCCTCTTCCCGAGGGCCAGCATCAACAACCATACTGTCATCTGCTTCTGCTTTATCCTGACCTTCTAACTTGGCTTGATCGATCTTGTCAGTCCCATTCTCCGTGGAGGCACAGTCACTACTCGTGTTATTAGTGATCTCTTGAATTGATACTTCATTGTTATCCCCTTCAGTGTCTGGTGCTGATGGGATAGGGCGTACGACTCCACCGTCTCCATTTGCGCTGTTCACATCCATCTGATCCTCGGTGGTTCCCTTGCTTCCTGCAGCTTCTTCATCAGTAGCTCCACTTGTCTGCTGTGATTTCTCTTCAGAGCTGAGAGGCTTCCTTTCATCCTCTTCCTCAGCAGCATGATTTGGTGCCGCAACTTCCTCTTCCTGAGCACGGTTTTCGGCTTCTATCGCCTCCTGTACCTTGAGTTGCTTCTTGTGCTCCTCAAGCTGTTCTTGGATCCTCTGGAAACCAGAAACCAGCTCACCATAGCGGCTCTGGAGGGTCCTTTCTAGTGCTTTCTGTTTATTCACTTCTTCAGTCAAATTTAGGATTCGATATGAAGCAGCAAGATGTTCCTGTTTCTGAAGCTCTTGGAAGCATTCGAGTTCTGTTGCAGCAGTGTCCATCTGCTTGAATGTATCTTGGACCTGTGACCACAGTTTTCCAGCCCGTACCTAATAAAAAGCAAACAGCAGGTTAGCAAAACATTAGCACTCAAATAGGATATGCAGTGAGATAAGATGTTATTGTATTGTCAACCATTGTTTCAATGGATAGGGAGCAAATTCAGTCAGGCAAACAGCAAGAGCTAACAATACTAGTTTGCAGCAACCCAGCGTATCATATTCAATTTTTCAGGCTGGCTTCAACAGGGACCATTATTTGATTACAATCCAAAAAACGGGCAGACGAAATACAGAAACCAAATAAAGAGAACTCTAAAGAAGCCATGCTATATGACATATTGCTTAAATCCAGTTAATATAGATGATCTTGATTGCAGATGATGTACCATGCCAAGTTTACCTGATATCCTTGTGTCAGAAGCTTAATCTTCTGCTCAAGCCGAGAAGCCTTCTTAGCTTCATCATCCATTCGCTTCTTCAcagtttcaaactcattttgcaAAGCAGAAATCTTATCTGCATTTCCAGCAACACTAGCTAAACCATAGCTATTGTTGGTAGGAAAAAACATAAGGTCCTCTTGGCATGCATCATGTGCTTTCACAAAGTTCTCAAACGATTCATTTTCATGACCCATTGCCACTCGAAGGTATTGAATCTCCTCTTCAACAATAGAACTAGCCTgccaattaaaaaaaaataagggCTATTTAAACAACTTATTCCATCATTACATAACTGCAATAAGCATAGAGGACTGGTCATAGAATAAGAGAAAAACAATCAAAATGAACGATCATATGAAGTCACGCGCTATAAATGGTTCGATAACTACCACGCTTGTAGATTATGTATTATTGTATTGTGGTCTCTATTTCTTTTAGCCATTGAAATGCCCAATTTAGTGTTACTGGCATAAATTTCAATGCAGATACATGTATGTATGTTGTAGGAGTTTCATGAAAACTAGAATGCAAAGCTCAAACTAGTTGACAACATTGTAGTGCATATATAGAGTACTCTAGGGTGAAAAGTTGAATGCCATAAAAATGACAGTTTTAATTCACACATCGACAATTCTAATTGTCTGCACTCGAAGAGAAGAATCTAATGGTAAAACTCATGTCTTAAAGAATGGCTGTGCTCGCTGCAGATTTTTGCAGCTGCAGCTGTGGCTGCAAACAGCAAATAGATTTCTACTGCTTCTATGTATCATGTCAGTGAGATACAGGAAGATGTGCACATAGGTTCTCAAGTTACTGTTTGTCCACCTAAATATTTCCGTGAAACTGTGCTTGTGGTGGCTCTAATTAAATAATGACGAAACTATCAGGAAAGAGGAGATACAGTTCAACATGAATATTCTAATACAAATATAGGAGGATGGAGACAAAGAATAGCACCTCTTTTagttcatcttcatcaaaatcatcaaTTTCAGGGACAAGAGGTCCTCCATTTTGCTGACGCTTGCttcctttctttttctctttttgagttttttcatcaAGAGGGTATTTTGCATTATCATGCTCAAGAAGCCTAAAGAGCTCCTCATTTATTAGTTCATCAGCTTGTTCAAGTGATGTAGGAGGCACAAAGGTGCTTCTGCTTCTGCTTTCTCCACTTCTAATAAGAAATTGCCGGAGAATCTCTACTGAAGCAGCCGGTAGCCTAGGCAGACTTCTCTGCAACACTTTGGATCTCTTTCTGAGCAATGCCTCAAGCTTAGCCTGTTCCTCAGCCTTTTCTCGTGCCAGTATGTCTGACATGTCCTCTTCAATtttctcttcagcttcttctttctCATCCTCCATAATAGGTGGCATGACTATCTGGTACTCATTCTTTGGCTGTGGAATATAAGCAAAACCAGATCGCAGGCTTCTCCTCAGTTCAGCTTGCCTACGAAGCTCAAGTTTAGTGCTGTCCTGCATTTCCACCTCTTCATTTATACGAAGTTCATCACGAAAAGGAGTTCCTCTCGGTGTTAAACCAAAGCTGTGCCCCTCTCTGGATGGTGTCATACCAATCCTTGGAGTAATACCAGGGCCAGGGCTTGCCAAAGGTGTTGCCATTGGATTTGGAGTCTGTATCTCCTTACGTGGTGTAACACCAGAGAAATCTGATGGATGAAGCTCTGGGTTGTCACCTCCTAATAGAGGTGTTTGTGATTCTCTAAGACGTGCAAGATTTTCTGCCTCCATCATAATTGCATCACCCTTCCCAGCTGGAGTTCGCTGCGGAGTTCGCAATGGTGTCATACCAAGCCTTGGAGTCTGAGAATAGCTGGCAAGCAAGGTTCTTGTGGCAgtacttccttcaccaagctcatcagCTAAAGCAGGATCACCAGCATTGCCCATCTTTGCTATCTCCTCTAACTCATGGTCAGAAATTTGGGGAGGCGGCAGCATTAGCTTTGACCTCTTTGTGACGGCTTCTGGATCATTTAGTTTATTTGCTTGCATTATAGCAGCAGGGGCATCCTGTCGCTGCAGGATCTTGTTCCTGGCGATATCTTGTTTTCTTAATTGTGCCTCTATATCTGCTCTTCTCTTCCCTTCAAGCTCCTCAATGGTTGTTGGAAACTGTACATGTTCAAGTGGCCTGTCTTCACCAACAGTATCATAAAAACCTGAAGGTGGTCTCTTTTCAAATGGGATCTCAGCATTGTAGTCGAtcccctttctctttctttttctgtgGCGTGTATCAATACCAGCCGCCTTCAATTCTCTCCTTTTTTGTAGTGAGGCAAGCCGTCTTGCCTCTTCAAGTTGTTTCTCCCTTGCCTTTCGTTTGGCCTTTTTACCCCTAGTGTTAGCTAAGCGGGCCCTAGCCTCAGaaagcatttctttttcatcttcaTCCATATCAACAGGATCAGGACGTGCAGGCTTGGACTCAGGGTTTGGGTCAATCTCGCCAGGCCGCAGCTTCCTAGGATCATCATTAGCCTCATAATTTTCATCCTTCGCACATGCAGCATCAAGCAGTTTTTCATAACGTTCAAGACACTGAGATGGTGTTCGACCTACAATAGGTGCAATTGTCCTCCACTGAGTAGGCATGAGTTTAGCAAGATGAAGTAACTTCTCATCCTCTTCCCTTGTCCACTCGGTCTGAAATTAACATAAACGAGCACAGTGAGAGAAACAATAAAACAATCATCTTTGTGACAGACATCAGTAAACAAGAAAGACATATGCCATAATAGAGCAAATGACCAATGAAAGAACTATTTTGAAGGTTATGGGTTATTTAAACCATTCACGTCAATACATTGCAGACAATGTGAACTCACTCAGAGAATTTCAGTAAAGTTAAAAATTAGATGATAGTGCCCGTGATCTAGTAAAAATTAGAGGTACTGGTGTACCACACATTCATTTAGATTTTAGAGCCTATATTAACAAACAAAAGGCATTAATGGGTCCATTATACTTTTAACAACATGGGTCCTCATTTCAATCAATGAAGAAAAGGCATTAATTGCTTAACCAATCAGACCCATAGCAACCTTCTGGACACATAACCGAATATTCTAAGAGGAAACTGAAGGGTTTTGTCTTCTATTTTTAAGCATCAATTGTGAATATTGACAGGAAGAGATAAAAATATAGACAACAGTTTTTCTAAACGTCATTAATACATTGCTTCTAAATATGATTCATAGTGGCTAGTAACATTCCAAGTTATATCAATACAATGATGAAAATGCTAACATAGGTTATATTgattttatttatcatacaaactatcGAATGATAAACTTACAGCGGACATTCATCTCATAAATATATTAAAGCGTGAAAAGTTTAATAGCTCTAGGTTACCAAGAAACTCTTGTCGATTAAAAAATTGACATTTGACAAAATAGCTGCAGGCCAGAAGCCAGTAATAACTAATCATTTACACAGTAATAACTAGAAATCTATGAACACAAAAAATTTCCAGAAGCTAACCAGTTCCAAAACAAGATAAGTAGACTCTATAGTATGCTAATGTTCCATTAATTAATACTCATATTTCACCCTGCTCTTGCAATTAAATACATCAAGACTAGAGAAGGTAAAATTAGAACTCACTTGACAAAATTAAGCGTTGAATCAGCCACTTTAGCTTATTCATTCAAACTTAAAAGGCTACCTAGGTGCATTTTCAAAGTGTGATAAAATTTTAGACAGATTATAACAGGTAGTCAGCATGGAACTGCTGCCGCTAATAAACCTATTTGGTCACTGAGAACCTaattgtaaaagtttcatgcaacTGATCGTGACACAGTAGCTAGCGTTAGTTGTTCCTGGTTAAGTACACCACTTTGAAAAACTAAGTCCAATTAAAAGAGCTGTCCAGCATAATTTCAGATAAAACAGTGGACCAAACCTTCTACAATCAAAACCAACTTTATGAAGTAGTTAACATCTGCTATAGACATTTCTCACAACCAAACTATCAAATTTTACTTAAAACAGTGCAAAATTTCTCTTTTGGCAAGAAAAAAATGATTCAGGTGCTTAGTCCAGTTGTATTTAGTGACCACTAGACTGTAAAAACTTTCATTCAGTTAATATGTATGTTGAAATGTATGTTATCTAGCTAGTAGAAATAATAGATGTTATTAGATGATGTTAAATCCATAGGATATATTGATATAAACATGGATGCTTATCAAGACAAACTAAAGATAATAATTTGTTATCTGGCTCCAAAATGCATTAGAATCAATAACCTACTAAAGTAAGGATGCCAATATTCTGTATTACCACCAACTTGCAACTCAAGATATTCAAGCTGAAAGCCGATATTCTTTTATCTGATTCTAAAGTTCGCCAGTTCAAATGCTTGCGAAAGGATAACACTTGAGTCATCTAATGATAGAGATTGTCACAATCGAAAACCAGCATACtaatcaaggttcatagagtatAAATCTTTCTGTTGTTCGTTCCATTGCATAAATGCATAGAAAAaccatctttttttttccttttagcATGCAGGGAACATTTGTTACAAAGGCTGGGAGGGTGATGGTCATCCATATGGGAAAAGCAAGAGTCCACTGGCTACTTTGCATCATGACACTAAATTGCTAAGAACTAGGTCATGTATTAAGCATGGAAGATTTCAGAGAAAAGGTAATCACTTATATCGCTAAGAACTAGGTCATGTATTAAGTGTGCGAAGATTTCAGAGGAAAGGTAACCACTTATTGGCTTCTAGTGCTTTCCACTTTCTCGGCAGACAACGTGCTGAGCTGCTAAAAAGTTTAATTAAACAAACTAAACTGTGTCGTCACAACACCACTCCAGAATCCTTAATAATCACATCTCTACTGTTGAGTGAACCAGACACCATCTCTACTGTCGCAACCTTGCCAATGCAGCAGGATTCAGAAAAACATAAAGACAGTGTTCTAAATGTGATCCTTAGCAGAATGACACTCCAAAGACCGCCAAAAATCAGTAATAGAACGGCGACCGGGCGGAGAGGCTAGTCTGCCGAGAGGAGAGACAGGTCCGTGAGAGAGGCGAGTAGTCGGTTACCTTCTTGATGGATGGATCGAGCCACTCGTACCAGCGGGCCTTGCACTGCTTGGCCGACTTGCGTACGAGCAGCGACGAGATGCGCGCCCACTGGTTCTTGCCGTACTTCATCACCGCCACCTTGAGGATCTCGTCCTCCGTGTTCTTCCACACGCCTCCCTTGATCATGATCCTCATCGTGCCAACCTCTGACCTGATTCGCCGCCTCCGCTAGTTTCTCCCTCCCCCGGTaagggaaggggagggggatCGCTTTCCGGTTTGCTCCGCCGCTCGCCCCGGCCGCGGGGGCTACGGCGACGCCTAGGGTCCCGCCCGGAGCGACGGACCTCCGGGGGGGCGGTGACTGGGGTTTAGGGTTCGGTGAGGTGAGCGGGGGCGGCGTACGCGCGCGGTGAGGATTTCCGAGTGCAACGAATCGgcgaggtttttttttttttttttagcaacCGCCAACCGGCGAGGTTTGTTTTAGCTGAAGTGGGCTCCATTTGCGCTCGTTCATCTCTGGACAACCCATCAGGCCCAACGAAGCCCGCCTTAGTAGGAGTGGGATCTCTGCCAGGTGGGACCCCGCTGGCATCATCTGCCATCAGCCCGCCAAATTTGGGCCCCGCCCCACCCCGAGAAGCCCGCGCCGCCGCTGGCCGGCCGCAACGGTCGAAACCGCCTCGCGCGCGCCTCCTTACTAAGGCCGGCCGCGCGGCGCGGCATGGGAGGCCATCCTTTCCGACCACCCCGCCGCTCCGCCCCTCGACCGCGCTCCCGCTCACGCACGTCCTCGCACTCACCGGCGCCCCCCTCCCCCACGCTGGCCGCGGCCGCGATGGGGTGCGCAGCGTCGACCGCCGACGGGGCCGAGCCCCGGCGGCGAgggtgggcgcgggcgcgggcgctggGGCACAGCGAGGCGTCCACCTCGGGTCtgctggcgccgccgccgccgcagcagcaggaaGGGCAGGGGCAGGAGGCGGAGTCGTCGTCCGGGGGCAGGAGGCGAGGGTGCAAGGTGGCGCCGGAGcccaaggagctggaggaggggaCCGCCGCGCTTCCGCCGATGCCCGGCTCGCCGAGCTTCCGGTACTACTGCCAGAAGAAGACGGCTGCCGTCGACAAGATCGTGGCCGACGCCGACAACAGCGACGGCTCCGTCAGGATCAAAGGTACTTCAACTTAATTCGCGCACAGCTAGCTCTCCCCCTCCTTCTTGCTTGTCGTATCGTGAGCTCCATTGACGCTGACACTTCTCGAACCATCCTTCTCTCCTCCTCTGCAGCGACGGCGCGTCAGCTGAGCAATAGGAGCGAAATCTCGGCGACCAAGCCACGCGACTCCAACGAGGTACATGATCCATGTCATGTATTACATCTGCTAAAATTGCTCTGCACTCGCAGCTGTCAGCTGTGGTATATAGAGATATATTACATCTGCTAATTGCTGATAAATTAATTAATATGCAGGTTTCCCAACCTAAAGAGGGAAACAGATGGCTTAGGTTCAGTGGCTTGTCGGTCGTCGCTGCTGCTTGGTACAACTTGTTCAGCCGACAAAGAAGCAAGCCGTCGCCGCCTCCTGCTGCCGCTTCAGCTGCAAGCTCTCAACCCTGATCAGGCAGCGCTGTATGGGATCTTCTACATTTTACTACGTCTCAGCTTGTAAAAACACACACGCATTCAGTCATCGTTTATGATGCATTGATGCTAGCCTTGCATCACTTGCTGTTATTTTTCAACCTTGGTTAGTTGTCGTAAGCTAACCCCGTATTCGAGAAGCTGATTCTGTAAATGGTGCAAGGAGCATCAGCTCTGGACTGCTCCTGTTGTAGAGAAAATACAAATTAGTGTTGGGAAAGGAGGGCAATCTGGAAATCCATCCAAGCTTTGCGTAATTTGATTATCTGTACTTTTGAATTCTGCGTGCTCATGTAGCGGAAATGTCTGCGCAAGATTAAGATCATGTGCAAGTGTTTTAACAATCCTCTTgacccttttcttttcttttccctctGATTTCAATGCAGAGGTTTAAGATACAAATTTGTGAGGGTGTTCTCAGATCTTGCTCTCTGTTGCAGATGAAACTTTGTGATCCGTTATACAGAATAAATGCATTATACACAACTCTAGTTTATAGTACTAACTATACAAGGTAAAACCTATCAACTGTGGTTGAAATTCACCGGCTACTATCTAGCATCTATAAAAGGGTAAAGGGCAAAAAAAGGTAACATGATTAGGATGTCACTTGACTGCACCTACTGCATTTCTTCCTTTGCTTCTGAACTGCTCCCTATTCTTTCTTCTCACTTCCATTGGCTGCCCAAATGAATAAGGCCGGAATGCACCAATGAGAACGGTTGAAGGCGCCATGTTGAGGCTTGGTTTTGCCTTGTGCATGCCCTTCTTTGGGCTATTCAGGTAAGATTTCACGTGACCAAATATTAGACTTGGCATTTTCTTTAGCTCAACAACTGATGACGAGAAGAATTCTTCTGTGGCTCCATCAGCCAATGAATCTAAACTATAACCAATCGACGCATCCAAATGAGGCGGAGGAAATCTCTCAAGTTTGGTTGTGCTTGTGCTTGTCACCAACCTTGGTACCTGAAGATTAAATTAACACATTTCACCGTTTATTTGTGTTTTCTGTGTCTACATAGTTGCTTGAATGTAGCTTTTGATGTAAAAATATTGATGCAAACATTGCCAGGAGTGGTGGAAATTTGAGCATGATGATGTTGAGGTTTGAATCAAATTCTCGCAGAGGAAAAGGGGGAAAACATATGCACCTTTGGATTTGCTTGCGGCTTATTATTGGCATCTGGAGTAAAAACTCTGCGCCCAGGATTTTGTGATGCGTGCTGTCGGTTTCTGTGACGTTCTACTGACCCATTAACCCTCGACTTCCTGAAAAAGAACCACACGTTAAAGCTTTCCATGAACAAAAAAAAATATCTACAATAAATGCAAAGAGTAGCACCAAACCTTTTATGCTTCTCATACTTCAACTTCACGTCTCTTTCTTTGCATGGTGGATAGCGTGGAAGGCTCGATGGTTCACAGGCATATGGTTCTGTCATGAAGAACTGGATCCACAGAAAATAATAACTTGATAAGAACAGCTGAACAAAGGACCACTTATTTGTTTCCAACTAAAAAATTGATCTCTACGATACACGAATGCAAATTACCCTAATCCGTGCAATCATGATCAGATGTAGATTATTCTTTTGCATAATGTCTGGTCATAatt
Coding sequences within:
- the LOC136451044 gene encoding cell division cycle 5-like protein, with the translated sequence MRIMIKGGVWKNTEDEILKVAVMKYGKNQWARISSLLVRKSAKQCKARWYEWLDPSIKKTEWTREEDEKLLHLAKLMPTQWRTIAPIVGRTPSQCLERYEKLLDAACAKDENYEANDDPRKLRPGEIDPNPESKPARPDPVDMDEDEKEMLSEARARLANTRGKKAKRKAREKQLEEARRLASLQKRRELKAAGIDTRHRKRKRKGIDYNAEIPFEKRPPSGFYDTVGEDRPLEHVQFPTTIEELEGKRRADIEAQLRKQDIARNKILQRQDAPAAIMQANKLNDPEAVTKRSKLMLPPPQISDHELEEIAKMGNAGDPALADELGEGSTATRTLLASYSQTPRLGMTPLRTPQRTPAGKGDAIMMEAENLARLRESQTPLLGGDNPELHPSDFSGVTPRKEIQTPNPMATPLASPGPGITPRIGMTPSREGHSFGLTPRGTPFRDELRINEEVEMQDSTKLELRRQAELRRSLRSGFAYIPQPKNEYQIVMPPIMEDEKEEAEEKIEEDMSDILAREKAEEQAKLEALLRKRSKVLQRSLPRLPAASVEILRQFLIRSGESRSRSTFVPPTSLEQADELINEELFRLLEHDNAKYPLDEKTQKEKKKGSKRQQNGGPLVPEIDDFDEDELKEASSIVEEEIQYLRVAMGHENESFENFVKAHDACQEDLMFFPTNNSYGLASVAGNADKISALQNEFETVKKRMDDEAKKASRLEQKIKLLTQGYQVRAGKLWSQVQDTFKQMDTAATELECFQELQKQEHLAASYRILNLTEEVNKQKALERTLQSRYGELVSGFQRIQEQLEEHKKQLKVQEAIEAENRAQEEEVAAPNHAAEEEDERKPLSSEEKSQQTSGATDEEAAGSKGTTEDQMDVNSANGDGGVVRPIPSAPDTEGDNNEVSIQEITNNTSSDCASTENGTDKIDQAKLEGQDKAEADDSMVVDAGPREEGKDELAPVAASISEQNTTVSSDQAVSKENEGMAPE
- the LOC136451047 gene encoding uncharacterized protein, which encodes MGGHPFRPPRRSAPRPRSRSRTSSHSPAPPSPTLAAAAMGCAASTADGAEPRRRGWARARALGHSEASTSGLLAPPPPQQQEGQGQEAESSSGGRRRGCKVAPEPKELEEGTAALPPMPGSPSFRYYCQKKTAAVDKIVADADNSDGSVRIKATARQLSNRSEISATKPRDSNEVSQPKEGNRWLRFSGLSVVAAAWYNLFSRQRSKPSPPPAAASAASSQP